Proteins from a single region of Roseofilum capinflatum BLCC-M114:
- a CDS encoding efflux RND transporter periplasmic adaptor subunit has translation MTPAMNNHPIHNTFKILPLIASAMVLASCGKEQVQATATARPAVPVAFGEVESGRVSDGTEYNVALVSREIANVRPRVSGNILERYVELGDRVTAGQRMFVIDPIEQQAAVNSQLAQVGSATAAVETAKSNLQSAIAERARIAAEKDLNSARANWENAKSTLLSQEAELTRRQAQLDYQTLENERYQALAADGAVSQETADQTKRSYLQAQADVKNQEKVIEAAQSQVESTRRAYDRLIASVDAQLAAQDQVIAGARAEIARAEQDLQRTRQQAAEAEARLGFYEINAPFSGTVGNVPIKVGDFVDSQTLLATVSQSQPLEVLIQIPIDRLAQVRIGTKIELKTQDNQPITTIPVSFISPQTDPNTQTITIKGIYANAQNQLRTDQLVKAKVVWEDRPSLTIPTTAIKRIGGQAFVFVVNESEGQQVATQTPVTLGSITGQNFVVQEGLQGGETIVTEGVVKLFDGAAVVDASTLPNSAEQS, from the coding sequence ATGACCCCTGCCATGAATAATCATCCGATTCATAATACTTTTAAGATTCTTCCCCTGATTGCCAGTGCCATGGTGTTAGCCTCTTGTGGCAAAGAGCAAGTACAGGCAACAGCAACCGCTCGTCCGGCGGTTCCCGTCGCTTTTGGAGAGGTGGAATCGGGGCGGGTCAGCGATGGCACAGAATATAATGTGGCCTTAGTGTCAAGGGAAATAGCCAATGTGCGCCCTAGGGTGAGTGGAAATATTTTAGAGCGCTATGTGGAGTTAGGCGATCGCGTCACCGCCGGACAACGAATGTTTGTCATCGATCCCATTGAACAACAGGCTGCCGTGAATTCCCAACTGGCGCAAGTCGGATCGGCAACAGCCGCCGTAGAGACCGCCAAAAGTAATCTGCAATCGGCGATCGCCGAACGGGCCCGCATTGCCGCCGAAAAAGACCTCAACTCCGCCCGCGCCAACTGGGAAAACGCCAAATCCACCCTCCTCTCCCAAGAAGCCGAACTCACTCGCAGGCAAGCCCAACTCGACTATCAAACCCTAGAAAATGAGCGCTACCAAGCCCTCGCTGCCGATGGAGCCGTTTCCCAAGAAACCGCCGATCAAACCAAACGCTCCTATCTGCAAGCCCAAGCCGATGTCAAAAACCAAGAAAAAGTGATCGAAGCCGCTCAATCTCAAGTCGAGAGTACCCGCCGAGCCTACGATCGCCTCATTGCCTCCGTCGATGCCCAACTCGCCGCCCAAGATCAAGTCATCGCCGGAGCTAGGGCCGAAATTGCCCGTGCCGAACAAGACCTGCAACGCACCCGGCAACAAGCCGCCGAAGCAGAAGCCCGGTTAGGATTCTATGAAATTAACGCGCCCTTTTCCGGAACCGTGGGCAACGTCCCCATCAAAGTCGGGGATTTTGTCGATAGCCAAACCCTTCTAGCCACCGTCAGCCAATCCCAACCCTTAGAAGTGCTGATTCAAATTCCCATTGACCGGTTGGCCCAAGTCCGTATTGGCACAAAAATCGAACTCAAAACCCAAGATAATCAACCCATTACCACCATTCCCGTCTCCTTCATTTCCCCCCAAACCGATCCCAATACCCAAACCATTACCATTAAAGGCATCTATGCCAACGCCCAAAACCAACTCCGAACCGATCAATTGGTCAAAGCCAAAGTCGTTTGGGAAGATCGACCCAGCTTAACCATTCCCACCACTGCTATCAAGCGCATTGGGGGCCAAGCCTTTGTATTTGTGGTCAATGAATCAGAAGGGCAACAAGTCGCGACCCAAACCCCCGTCACCCTAGGCAGTATCACCGGGCAAAACTTTGTCGTTCAAGAGGGCTTACAAGGAGGAGAAACCATCGTCACCGAAGGGGTGGTTAAACTCTTCGATGGGGCTGCCGTGGTCGATGCCAGCACCTTGCCCAATTCTGCGGAACAATCTTAA
- a CDS encoding efflux RND transporter permease subunit produces the protein MLLSIADNFIKRPVLTTVCSILIVLVGGICLPLLPISQLPQLANTEVQVTASYTGADVQTAETTTTTIIEREINGVENMKYMYSNTNNGGLTSIRVAFPQEVDRDIAQVNVQNRVAVAEPQLPAEVKQTGVKTDKASPNILLVLGFSSDRDESGDYFYDEIFMSNYIDLNILDQLKRLPGVGQATLLGDRKYAMRIWLDPNKMAARGLAASDVVNALREQNLQVGAGKIGQAPAPEGQLFEIPLQATGRFADVSEFEELVVKVGSGGTLVKLKDVAQVELGAQDYTVNVLLNTDPGVGIAIYQLPGSNALETAQAVKSEMQRLSADFPPGMNMVVAYDTTTFINKSLEEVVITLFQAIGLVILILFVFLQDWRSTLVPAIAIPVALIGAAAGLMFAGFEINTLTLFAFTLASGLVVDDAIVIVEAVSSKIEEGMQARQAALDAMEELTGATIATSAVLMAVFIPVSFFPGTTGIIYKQFALTIAFAVACSTFNALTFSPTMSALLLRRKEEPHGPLAWLFNQFNRGFGWVQARYGNLIEFLTRINALVIGVFVLGLVATVWMYNTVPSGFVPEEDQGYFLVIYQAPDGVSLDYTAGVAKKVEEKIRSVPEVEHTFGAAGYSFDGQDPSKGIFFVNLKSWDERPTAEQSVYGVLQKVNRSLGTIPEVFALAVNAPPVQGMGNTGGFEFQLQDRTGNATIQDLLNNANRLIGAVNSDEYPAVAGAYTQFTADKAQKRVEVLRDRAKALNVDVNEVFATLATYLGSSYVNDFVLGQRQYRVYVQADAQYRSDPEDINQLYVRSRDGTMVPLGSLIKLTEFTGPEIIQHFNVFRSIKIQGNPARGYSSGQAIAAMEQAASEVLDPGFGYSWQGTALEEKASGGSAPIIFGLGFIMVFLVLAAQYESYIDPTIIMLSVPLSVLGALSAIWFRANVVQAGGLWPIVTNDVYCQVALVMLIGLASKNSILIVEFANQLHEKGLDFTKAATQAAEQRFRPIQMTAFSTLVGFWPLVTASGAGSSSRWSLGTAIFGGMLVGTILSLVITPNLYIAVKTLEARLLKGEKPQKPTGGSGGLGALGSLSGLLKKPMAKNGHSTNGTTEDQADEPTEPETLSEESESGKR, from the coding sequence ATGCTCCTAAGTATTGCTGACAACTTCATCAAGCGACCTGTCTTAACCACCGTTTGCTCCATCCTCATCGTCCTGGTGGGGGGCATTTGTTTGCCTTTACTGCCGATTTCCCAATTGCCCCAGTTGGCGAATACGGAGGTACAGGTGACTGCCAGTTATACTGGCGCAGATGTGCAAACGGCGGAAACGACTACCACTACCATTATAGAGCGAGAAATTAATGGGGTGGAGAATATGAAATATATGTACTCCAACACCAATAATGGGGGGTTGACCTCCATTCGGGTGGCCTTTCCCCAAGAAGTAGACCGGGATATTGCTCAGGTGAATGTGCAAAACCGGGTTGCTGTGGCTGAACCCCAACTCCCCGCAGAAGTGAAGCAAACCGGGGTGAAAACGGATAAAGCTTCACCCAATATTCTTTTGGTGCTGGGATTTTCCTCCGATCGCGATGAGTCGGGAGATTATTTTTACGATGAGATCTTTATGAGTAACTATATCGATCTCAATATTCTCGACCAACTTAAACGACTTCCAGGGGTAGGACAAGCCACACTATTGGGCGATCGCAAATATGCCATGCGAATTTGGCTCGACCCCAATAAAATGGCAGCACGGGGACTGGCAGCTTCAGATGTGGTCAATGCTCTGAGAGAACAAAACCTGCAAGTGGGAGCCGGGAAAATAGGTCAAGCCCCAGCCCCAGAGGGACAACTGTTTGAAATTCCCCTGCAAGCCACTGGTCGATTTGCTGATGTTAGCGAATTTGAAGAACTGGTGGTCAAGGTTGGCTCTGGGGGAACTTTAGTCAAGCTTAAAGATGTGGCGCAAGTGGAATTAGGGGCACAGGATTATACGGTAAATGTACTCTTAAATACTGATCCAGGGGTGGGGATTGCCATCTATCAGTTGCCGGGATCAAATGCTTTGGAAACCGCTCAAGCTGTGAAGTCAGAGATGCAAAGATTATCGGCAGACTTCCCTCCAGGCATGAATATGGTCGTTGCTTATGATACGACGACATTTATTAATAAGTCTTTGGAAGAAGTGGTCATCACCCTCTTCCAGGCGATCGGTTTGGTGATCCTGATTCTGTTTGTGTTTCTCCAGGACTGGCGCTCAACTCTGGTTCCGGCGATCGCCATTCCCGTTGCCTTAATTGGGGCGGCTGCGGGTTTAATGTTTGCGGGCTTTGAAATCAATACCCTCACCCTGTTCGCCTTCACCCTGGCTTCCGGTTTAGTGGTGGATGATGCGATCGTAATTGTAGAAGCGGTATCGAGCAAAATAGAAGAGGGAATGCAAGCCAGACAAGCCGCCCTCGATGCCATGGAAGAACTCACCGGCGCAACGATCGCCACCTCAGCCGTACTCATGGCCGTATTTATCCCCGTCTCCTTCTTCCCTGGAACCACGGGCATTATCTACAAACAATTCGCCCTCACCATCGCCTTTGCCGTCGCCTGCTCCACCTTTAACGCCCTCACCTTCTCCCCCACCATGTCCGCCTTGCTCTTGCGGCGCAAAGAAGAACCCCATGGGCCCCTGGCTTGGCTATTCAACCAATTTAACCGAGGGTTTGGTTGGGTGCAGGCTCGCTATGGGAATTTGATTGAATTTCTCACCCGCATCAATGCCCTAGTCATCGGCGTATTTGTTCTTGGTTTAGTGGCCACCGTTTGGATGTATAACACCGTTCCCAGTGGCTTTGTGCCCGAAGAAGACCAAGGCTATTTTCTGGTCATTTATCAAGCTCCCGATGGCGTATCCCTAGACTATACCGCCGGAGTGGCCAAAAAAGTCGAGGAAAAAATCCGTTCTGTGCCTGAAGTCGAGCATACCTTTGGCGCAGCCGGTTATAGCTTTGATGGTCAAGACCCCAGTAAAGGGATCTTCTTTGTCAACTTAAAATCTTGGGATGAGCGACCCACCGCCGAGCAGTCAGTGTATGGCGTTTTGCAAAAGGTTAATCGCTCTTTAGGCACGATTCCCGAAGTGTTTGCCTTGGCGGTCAATGCCCCTCCAGTCCAAGGGATGGGGAATACCGGGGGCTTTGAGTTCCAACTACAAGACCGCACCGGTAATGCAACAATTCAAGACCTGCTCAATAATGCCAACCGTTTAATTGGGGCAGTCAACTCAGATGAGTATCCGGCGGTTGCTGGTGCATATACCCAGTTTACGGCCGATAAAGCCCAAAAAAGAGTCGAGGTATTGCGCGATCGCGCTAAAGCCCTAAATGTAGATGTCAATGAAGTCTTTGCTACCCTCGCCACCTATCTGGGATCGAGTTACGTTAATGATTTTGTCCTCGGACAGCGCCAATATCGGGTTTATGTGCAAGCCGATGCTCAATATCGCTCCGATCCCGAAGATATTAATCAGCTTTATGTGCGATCTAGGGACGGCACAATGGTTCCCTTGGGGAGTTTAATTAAGCTCACCGAGTTTACCGGCCCGGAGATTATTCAACACTTTAATGTCTTCCGGTCGATTAAAATTCAAGGTAACCCAGCTCGTGGCTATAGTTCTGGACAGGCGATCGCCGCCATGGAACAAGCCGCCAGCGAAGTCCTAGACCCCGGTTTTGGCTACTCCTGGCAAGGAACCGCCCTAGAAGAAAAAGCCTCTGGAGGCAGCGCCCCCATCATCTTCGGTCTCGGCTTTATCATGGTATTCCTGGTCTTAGCTGCTCAGTATGAGAGCTACATTGACCCCACCATTATCATGCTGTCGGTTCCTCTCTCTGTGTTAGGGGCCCTCTCTGCCATTTGGTTCCGCGCCAATGTGGTGCAAGCGGGAGGCCTTTGGCCCATCGTCACCAACGATGTGTACTGCCAAGTTGCCCTGGTCATGCTGATCGGGTTAGCCTCCAAAAACTCCATTCTGATCGTCGAGTTTGCCAACCAACTCCATGAAAAGGGTCTAGACTTCACCAAAGCTGCTACCCAAGCCGCCGAGCAGCGTTTCCGTCCCATTCAAATGACCGCCTTTTCTACCCTAGTGGGCTTTTGGCCTCTGGTAACAGCCTCTGGTGCAGGGTCGAGCAGTCGTTGGTCTTTGGGAACCGCTATTTTTGGGGGAATGCTGGTGGGAACCATTCTCAGTTTGGTGATTACACCCAACTTGTATATTGCCGTCAAAACCCTAGAAGCCCGTTTACTCAAGGGTGAAAAACCGCAAAAACCGACCGGAGGTTCAGGAGGTTTAGGAGCGCTGGGAAGTTTGTCTGGTTTATTGAAAAAACCCATGGCCAAGAATGGCCACAGCACTAATGGGACGACCGAAGATCAAGCAGATGAGCCGACGGAACCAGAGACCTTATCGGAAGAGTCCGAAAGCGGTAAACGCTAA
- the csaB gene encoding polysaccharide pyruvyl transferase CsaB, translating into MRVVLCGYYGQGNAGDEALLVTLLQMLPETVTPVVLSANCEETQQQYGVETCNNATHRWRDRTSIADLWRTLASADGFIWGGGSLIQDVTSWRSPLYYFALMALAQRMGKVTLAWGQGIGPLNSALTRQLARSLFGGCTAVSVRDRQSAQLLTDWKIPHILAPDPVWALDPLPVQSLDHLPHPRIAVVLRPHPQLTADRLQILTQALIELQRGTQSHLLLLPFQPKSDLDLAQRVHEALPQVSEIWMGDRPEQYKSIFSQVQMAIAMRLHGLIMAASMGCPCFALSYDPKVTQLMEQFNLPGWELDRLPEDPSQISQTWIDFYKHRQPLTPAHLEEIRGQTMQHQQMLHRYLITR; encoded by the coding sequence ATGCGTGTGGTGTTATGTGGATACTATGGCCAGGGAAATGCTGGAGATGAAGCCCTGTTGGTGACTCTATTGCAGATGTTACCGGAAACGGTGACTCCGGTCGTGTTGTCAGCCAACTGCGAGGAAACACAGCAACAGTATGGGGTGGAAACCTGCAATAATGCTACGCATCGCTGGCGCGATCGCACTTCGATCGCCGATCTCTGGCGCACCTTAGCCTCTGCGGATGGGTTTATCTGGGGAGGAGGAAGTTTAATACAAGATGTGACCAGTTGGCGATCGCCCCTTTATTATTTTGCCCTCATGGCCCTAGCGCAACGGATGGGGAAAGTGACCCTGGCTTGGGGACAAGGGATCGGCCCCTTAAATTCTGCTCTGACTCGCCAACTGGCGCGATCGCTCTTTGGTGGATGTACGGCAGTTAGTGTGCGCGATCGCCAGTCGGCGCAACTCTTAACAGATTGGAAAATTCCTCATATCCTGGCTCCCGATCCAGTTTGGGCCTTAGACCCTCTCCCTGTTCAAAGTCTAGATCATTTACCCCATCCGAGAATTGCCGTAGTGTTGCGTCCCCATCCCCAACTGACAGCAGATCGGCTGCAAATCCTGACCCAAGCCTTAATTGAGCTACAACGGGGCACCCAAAGTCATCTCCTCTTATTACCCTTCCAGCCCAAAAGCGATTTAGACCTGGCCCAAAGAGTCCATGAAGCGCTTCCCCAGGTCAGTGAAATTTGGATGGGCGATCGCCCAGAACAGTATAAAAGTATCTTTAGTCAAGTCCAAATGGCGATCGCCATGCGACTCCACGGTTTAATCATGGCCGCTTCCATGGGGTGTCCTTGCTTTGCCCTCAGTTACGATCCCAAGGTCACCCAACTGATGGAACAGTTTAATCTTCCCGGCTGGGAACTCGATCGGCTCCCAGAAGACCCCAGCCAAATTAGCCAAACTTGGATCGACTTCTACAAACATCGACAACCCCTAACCCCTGCACACCTTGAAGAGATTCGGGGGCAAACGATGCAACATCAACAGATGCTACATCGTTATCTCATCACCCGTTAG
- the acs gene encoding acetate--CoA ligase, translating to MSQPTIESILKEKRQFHPSAEFAQNAQIKSLEEYQQLCEKAKADPQGFWAELAEQELDWFEKWDQVLDWQPPFAQWFVGGKINISYNCLDRHLKTWRKNKAALIWEGEPGDSRTLTYAQLHREVCQMANVLKQLGVQKGDRVGIYMPMIPEAAIALLACARIGAPHTVIFGGFSAEALKDRLVDAEAKLVITADGGWRKDNIVPLKPQVDKAIADNAVPSVDNVLVVQRTNQQVHMEPGRDHWWHDLQAGVSAHCPAEPMDSEDMLFILYTSGTTGKPKGVVHTTGGYNLYTHMTLKWAFDLQETDVYWCTADVGWITGHSYIVYGPLSNGATTVMYEGAPRASNPGCLWDVVEKYGVTIFYTAPTAIRAFIKLGEHHPNARDLSSLRILGTVGEPINPEAWMWYHRIIGHEKCPIVDTWWQTETGGFMLTPLPGAIPTKPGSATLPFPGILADIVDLEGNPVEDNQGGYLVVRHPWPSMMRTVYGDPDRFRRTYWEHIPPKDGQYLYFAGDGARKDEDGYYWVMGRVDDVVNVSGHRLGTMEIESALVSHPSVAEAAVVGKPDELKGEEIVAFVTLEGTYSGSEALEKELKQHVVAEIGALARPSEIRFTDALPKTRSGKIMRRLLRSLAGGQEIAGDTSTLEDRSVLDKLREDS from the coding sequence ATGTCACAACCAACCATTGAATCGATCCTCAAAGAAAAACGTCAATTTCACCCCTCAGCAGAATTTGCCCAAAATGCCCAGATTAAAAGCCTGGAAGAGTATCAGCAGCTCTGTGAAAAAGCCAAAGCTGACCCCCAAGGGTTTTGGGCTGAACTGGCCGAGCAAGAATTAGACTGGTTTGAGAAGTGGGATCAAGTCCTGGACTGGCAACCTCCCTTTGCCCAGTGGTTTGTGGGGGGGAAAATTAATATTTCTTATAATTGTCTCGATCGCCACCTCAAGACCTGGCGCAAAAATAAAGCGGCTCTAATCTGGGAAGGAGAACCGGGAGACTCCCGCACCCTCACCTACGCCCAACTGCATCGGGAAGTCTGCCAAATGGCCAATGTGCTGAAACAGTTAGGGGTGCAAAAAGGCGATCGCGTCGGCATCTATATGCCCATGATCCCCGAAGCGGCGATCGCCCTCTTAGCCTGCGCCCGCATTGGCGCACCCCATACCGTCATTTTTGGCGGCTTTAGTGCGGAAGCCCTGAAAGACCGTCTTGTGGATGCAGAAGCCAAACTCGTCATTACTGCTGATGGAGGCTGGCGTAAAGATAATATTGTCCCTCTCAAGCCCCAGGTGGATAAGGCGATCGCCGATAACGCCGTCCCTTCTGTCGATAACGTCCTCGTCGTCCAGCGCACCAACCAACAGGTACACATGGAACCCGGCCGGGATCACTGGTGGCACGACCTACAAGCCGGAGTTTCCGCCCACTGTCCCGCCGAACCCATGGACAGCGAAGACATGCTCTTCATCCTCTACACCTCCGGAACCACCGGCAAACCCAAAGGAGTCGTTCACACCACCGGCGGTTATAACCTCTACACCCACATGACCCTCAAATGGGCCTTTGACCTGCAAGAAACCGACGTTTACTGGTGTACCGCTGATGTGGGCTGGATTACTGGCCACAGTTATATTGTCTATGGCCCCCTCTCCAATGGAGCCACCACCGTCATGTACGAAGGGGCCCCCCGTGCCTCGAACCCTGGTTGTTTGTGGGATGTAGTGGAAAAATACGGCGTAACCATCTTCTATACCGCGCCTACTGCTATTCGCGCCTTCATCAAACTGGGAGAACATCACCCCAACGCCCGCGACCTCTCCTCCCTGCGGATTTTAGGCACAGTGGGCGAACCCATTAACCCAGAAGCTTGGATGTGGTATCACCGCATTATCGGCCATGAAAAATGCCCTATTGTTGATACCTGGTGGCAAACGGAAACCGGCGGGTTTATGCTCACTCCCTTACCCGGAGCCATTCCCACCAAACCCGGTTCAGCCACCCTACCCTTCCCTGGCATTTTGGCCGATATCGTAGACCTAGAAGGCAATCCAGTAGAGGATAATCAGGGGGGCTATTTGGTGGTACGCCATCCTTGGCCGAGTATGATGCGGACGGTTTACGGCGATCCCGATCGCTTCCGGCGCACCTATTGGGAACATATACCCCCCAAAGATGGCCAATATCTCTACTTTGCCGGTGATGGAGCGCGTAAGGATGAAGATGGCTATTACTGGGTGATGGGCCGGGTTGATGATGTGGTGAATGTTTCCGGTCACCGGTTAGGAACCATGGAAATTGAATCGGCACTGGTTTCCCATCCCTCCGTTGCTGAGGCGGCTGTAGTCGGTAAACCCGATGAACTCAAAGGGGAAGAAATTGTTGCCTTTGTCACCCTAGAAGGAACCTATAGTGGTTCAGAAGCGCTAGAAAAAGAGTTAAAGCAGCATGTGGTGGCTGAAATTGGGGCCCTAGCTCGTCCCAGTGAGATCCGCTTTACGGATGCTCTGCCGAAAACGCGATCGGGTAAGATTATGCGTCGCTTACTGCGCTCCCTAGCGGGAGGTCAAGAAATTGCCGGGGATACTTCGACCTTAGAAGACCGTAGTGTACTCGACAAATTGCGCGAAGATAGTTAA